From Candidatus Methylomirabilota bacterium, one genomic window encodes:
- a CDS encoding sigma-54 dependent transcriptional regulator translates to MTAPIRVLVADDEKNLRELLVRELSRKGHAVEGVGDGEAALDRLRDDPPDVLILDMKMPRLEGIEVLRRLAEQGGEAPQVIVTTGFQEVSSAVEAMKLGAYDYLTKPARIEELDILVRKAAEKGRLIRQNVVLRDRLDPPAPAGGIITASPKMQEILRLIDRVAPTDSTLLVLGESGTGKELVARAIHDRSSRASQAFVAIHCGALPREVLESELFGHEKGAFTGAVNAKPGLIELADGGTLLLDEIGEMELESQVKLLRVLETRSFFRVGGTRSRTVDMRLVAATNRDLGEAIRKGEFRQDLFYRINTISVTLPPLRDRPEDVRVLAEHFIEQFAHYGRKRLAPETLARLESYHWPGNVRELQHVIQRGAILGAGETLQPADLPPEIQHGDPVPSAPAAGSLESMERQHIVATLKQVNGHRGKAAALLGIDPKTLYRKLLSYGISGEQAGA, encoded by the coding sequence ATGACCGCCCCGATCCGTGTCCTGGTCGCCGACGACGAGAAGAACCTCCGCGAGCTGCTCGTGCGCGAGCTGTCGCGGAAGGGGCACGCGGTCGAGGGCGTGGGCGACGGGGAGGCCGCTCTCGACCGGCTGCGCGACGATCCCCCCGACGTGCTGATCCTCGACATGAAGATGCCGCGGCTCGAGGGCATCGAGGTGCTGCGCCGCCTCGCCGAGCAGGGCGGGGAGGCCCCGCAAGTGATCGTGACCACCGGCTTCCAGGAGGTGTCGAGCGCGGTGGAGGCGATGAAGCTCGGCGCGTATGACTACCTCACCAAGCCCGCACGGATCGAGGAGCTCGACATCCTGGTGCGCAAGGCGGCGGAGAAGGGGCGCCTCATCCGCCAGAACGTGGTGCTGCGCGACCGGCTCGATCCGCCCGCGCCCGCCGGCGGCATCATCACCGCGAGCCCGAAGATGCAGGAGATCCTGCGCCTCATCGACCGGGTCGCCCCCACCGACTCCACCCTGCTCGTGCTGGGCGAGAGCGGGACGGGCAAGGAGCTGGTCGCGCGCGCCATCCACGACCGCTCGTCGCGCGCCAGCCAGGCCTTCGTGGCCATCCACTGCGGCGCGCTGCCGCGCGAGGTGCTGGAGTCCGAGCTGTTCGGCCACGAGAAGGGCGCCTTCACCGGCGCGGTGAACGCGAAGCCCGGCCTCATCGAGCTCGCCGACGGCGGCACCCTGCTCCTCGACGAGATCGGAGAGATGGAGCTGGAGAGCCAGGTCAAGCTCCTGCGGGTGCTCGAGACCCGCAGCTTCTTCCGGGTCGGCGGCACGCGGAGCCGCACGGTGGACATGCGACTGGTCGCCGCGACGAATCGCGATCTCGGGGAGGCGATCCGCAAGGGAGAGTTCCGTCAGGATCTCTTCTACCGCATCAACACGATCTCGGTGACCCTGCCGCCCCTGCGCGACCGTCCCGAGGACGTGCGCGTGCTCGCCGAGCACTTCATCGAGCAGTTCGCTCACTACGGCCGCAAGCGCCTCGCCCCCGAGACGCTCGCGCGCCTGGAGTCCTACCACTGGCCGGGCAACGTGCGCGAGCTCCAGCACGTGATCCAGCGCGGCGCCATCCTGGGCGCCGGCGAGACCCTGCAGCCCGCCGACCTACCCCCCGAGATCCAGCACGGCGATCCCGTGCCGTCGGCGCCCGCGGCCGGCAGCCTGGAGTCGATGGAACGGCAGCACATCGTGGCGACCCTCAAGCAGGTCAACGGCCATCGGGGCAAGGCGGCCGCCCTGCTCGGCATCGACCCGAAGACGCTCTACCGAAAGCTCCTAAGCTACGGCATCAGCGGCGAGCAGGCGGGGGCCTGA